In one window of Neofelis nebulosa isolate mNeoNeb1 chromosome 15, mNeoNeb1.pri, whole genome shotgun sequence DNA:
- the LOC131496523 gene encoding SLAM family member 9-like isoform X3 — MGAHSEDPHLCWASRLLGFSSLVLSAFSTVVNGSGTHGSQVEDSGNPVSLTGTQGGSVSFHVTRSPESLPGVTLEKISWGIKSGRNYTIMLHVSPGEDVPKWVNFQDKLEKRVHVLNTTTLRIDNLTLEDSGQYWARVSLTQGREMNWHFHLTVYELVPCPQIMSETPSITPDWCNVTLECHAPGTREDVNVSWESKGLPRELEQRGVPGPAPNPWTLALKLPLSQPSPSITCVVSNPGDRKTATKDLGKVCAHGSQEEHRDHDDDVQYAQLSQQNSRESKDQRSGEPHLEQETPLTTVYSEVRHPGQGLRVI; from the exons ATGGGAGCCCACTCAGAAGACCCCCACCTGTGCTGGGCCTCCCGGCTCCTGGGGTTCAGCAGCCTCGTCCTCA GCGCCTTCAGCACTGTGGTCAACGGTTCTGGAACTCATGGGTCTCAAGTGGAGGATTCTGGAAACCCGGTTTCTCTGACGGGAACTCAAGGAGGTTCTGTGTCATTTCATGTGACCCGAAGTCCAGAATCACTTCCAGGAGTCACGCTGGAGAAGATTTCTTGGGGCATTAAATCTGGAAGAAACTACACGATCATGCTGCACGTGTCTCCTGGGGAAGATGTTCCAAAATGGGTCAACTTCCAGGACAAGCTCGAGAAGAGGGTCCATGTGCTCAACACCACGACCCTGAGGATTGACAACCTGACCCTTGAGGACAGTGGGCAGTACTGGGCTCGAGTCTCCTTAacacaaggaagagaaatgaacTGGCATTTCCACCTCACTGTCTACG AGCTCGTGCCCTGCCCCCAGATCATGAGCGAGACTCCATCCATCACACCAGACTGGTGCAATGTCACCCTGGAGTGCCACGCCCCGGGAACCAGAGAGGACGTGAATGTGTCCTGGGAGAGCAAGGGCCTCCCCAGGGAGCTGGAGCAGAGAGGGGTCCCAGGACCGGCCCCCAACCCCTGGACCCTGGCTCTGAAGCTGCCCCTgagccagcccagccccagcatcACCTGTGTGGTCAGCAACCCAGGGGACCGGAAAACTGCCACCAAGGACCTTGGGAAAGTCTGTGCCCACG GGTCCCAGGAAGAGCACAGGGACCATGATGATGACGTCCAGTATGCACAGCTGAGCCAGCAGAATTCCAGGGAGAGCAAGGACCAG CGTTCGGGGGAACCACATCTCGAACAGGAGACACCGCTCACGACAGTCTACAGTGAGGTCCGCCACCCAGGCCAGGGCTTGAGGGTGATTTAA
- the LOC131496523 gene encoding SLAM family member 9-like isoform X1, whose protein sequence is MGAHSEDPHLCWASRLLGFSSLVLSAFSTVVNGSGTHGSQVEDSGNPVSLTGTQGGSVSFHVTRSPESLPGVTLEKISWGIKSGRNYTIMLHVSPGEDVPKWVNFQDKLEKRVHVLNTTTLRIDNLTLEDSGQYWARVSLTQGREMNWHFHLTVYELVPCPQIMSETPSITPDWCNVTLECHAPGTREDVNVSWESKGLPRELEQRGVPGPAPNPWTLALKLPLSQPSPSITCVVSNPGDRKTATKDLGKVCAHGPHGPDGSAHLPAILGALVVVLLILGAGLYLLCSRRRKQSLEPGRGSQEEHRDHDDDVQYAQLSQQNSRESKDQRSGEPHLEQETPLTTVYSEVRHPGQGLRVI, encoded by the exons ATGGGAGCCCACTCAGAAGACCCCCACCTGTGCTGGGCCTCCCGGCTCCTGGGGTTCAGCAGCCTCGTCCTCA GCGCCTTCAGCACTGTGGTCAACGGTTCTGGAACTCATGGGTCTCAAGTGGAGGATTCTGGAAACCCGGTTTCTCTGACGGGAACTCAAGGAGGTTCTGTGTCATTTCATGTGACCCGAAGTCCAGAATCACTTCCAGGAGTCACGCTGGAGAAGATTTCTTGGGGCATTAAATCTGGAAGAAACTACACGATCATGCTGCACGTGTCTCCTGGGGAAGATGTTCCAAAATGGGTCAACTTCCAGGACAAGCTCGAGAAGAGGGTCCATGTGCTCAACACCACGACCCTGAGGATTGACAACCTGACCCTTGAGGACAGTGGGCAGTACTGGGCTCGAGTCTCCTTAacacaaggaagagaaatgaacTGGCATTTCCACCTCACTGTCTACG AGCTCGTGCCCTGCCCCCAGATCATGAGCGAGACTCCATCCATCACACCAGACTGGTGCAATGTCACCCTGGAGTGCCACGCCCCGGGAACCAGAGAGGACGTGAATGTGTCCTGGGAGAGCAAGGGCCTCCCCAGGGAGCTGGAGCAGAGAGGGGTCCCAGGACCGGCCCCCAACCCCTGGACCCTGGCTCTGAAGCTGCCCCTgagccagcccagccccagcatcACCTGTGTGGTCAGCAACCCAGGGGACCGGAAAACTGCCACCAAGGACCTTGGGAAAGTCTGTGCCCACG GTCCACATGGGCCGGACGGGTCTGCCCACCTGCCAGCTATCCTGGGGGCTCTTGTGGTCGTGCTGCTGATCCTCGGAGCTGGACTGTACCTTCTGTGCTCACGTAGGAGGaagcagagcttggagcctgggagAG GGTCCCAGGAAGAGCACAGGGACCATGATGATGACGTCCAGTATGCACAGCTGAGCCAGCAGAATTCCAGGGAGAGCAAGGACCAG CGTTCGGGGGAACCACATCTCGAACAGGAGACACCGCTCACGACAGTCTACAGTGAGGTCCGCCACCCAGGCCAGGGCTTGAGGGTGATTTAA
- the LOC131496523 gene encoding SLAM family member 9-like isoform X2: MGAHSEDPHLCWASRLLGFSSLVLSAFSTVVNGSGTHGSQVEDSGNPVSLTGTQGGSVSFHVTRSPESLPGVTLEKISWGIKSGRNYTIMLHVSPGEDVPKWVNFQDKLEKRVHVLNTTTLRIDNLTLEDSGQYWARVSLTQGREMNWHFHLTVYELVPCPQIMSETPSITPDWCNVTLECHAPGTREDVNVSWESKGLPRELEQRGVPGPAPNPWTLALKLPLSQPSPSITCVVSNPGDRKTATKDLGKVCAHGPHGPDGSAHLPAILGALVVVLLILGAGLYLLCSRRRKQSLEPGRGSVRGNHISNRRHRSRQSTVRSATQARA, from the exons ATGGGAGCCCACTCAGAAGACCCCCACCTGTGCTGGGCCTCCCGGCTCCTGGGGTTCAGCAGCCTCGTCCTCA GCGCCTTCAGCACTGTGGTCAACGGTTCTGGAACTCATGGGTCTCAAGTGGAGGATTCTGGAAACCCGGTTTCTCTGACGGGAACTCAAGGAGGTTCTGTGTCATTTCATGTGACCCGAAGTCCAGAATCACTTCCAGGAGTCACGCTGGAGAAGATTTCTTGGGGCATTAAATCTGGAAGAAACTACACGATCATGCTGCACGTGTCTCCTGGGGAAGATGTTCCAAAATGGGTCAACTTCCAGGACAAGCTCGAGAAGAGGGTCCATGTGCTCAACACCACGACCCTGAGGATTGACAACCTGACCCTTGAGGACAGTGGGCAGTACTGGGCTCGAGTCTCCTTAacacaaggaagagaaatgaacTGGCATTTCCACCTCACTGTCTACG AGCTCGTGCCCTGCCCCCAGATCATGAGCGAGACTCCATCCATCACACCAGACTGGTGCAATGTCACCCTGGAGTGCCACGCCCCGGGAACCAGAGAGGACGTGAATGTGTCCTGGGAGAGCAAGGGCCTCCCCAGGGAGCTGGAGCAGAGAGGGGTCCCAGGACCGGCCCCCAACCCCTGGACCCTGGCTCTGAAGCTGCCCCTgagccagcccagccccagcatcACCTGTGTGGTCAGCAACCCAGGGGACCGGAAAACTGCCACCAAGGACCTTGGGAAAGTCTGTGCCCACG GTCCACATGGGCCGGACGGGTCTGCCCACCTGCCAGCTATCCTGGGGGCTCTTGTGGTCGTGCTGCTGATCCTCGGAGCTGGACTGTACCTTCTGTGCTCACGTAGGAGGaagcagagcttggagcctgggagAGGCAG CGTTCGGGGGAACCACATCTCGAACAGGAGACACCGCTCACGACAGTCTACAGTGAGGTCCGCCACCCAGGCCAGGGCTTGA
- the LOC131496523 gene encoding SLAM family member 9-like isoform X4 has product MGFLSGQGAFSTVVNGSGTHGSQVEDSGNPVSLTGTQGGSVSFHVTRSPESLPGVTLEKISWGIKSGRNYTIMLHVSPGEDVPKWVNFQDKLEKRVHVLNTTTLRIDNLTLEDSGQYWARVSLTQGREMNWHFHLTVYELVPCPQIMSETPSITPDWCNVTLECHAPGTREDVNVSWESKGLPRELEQRGVPGPAPNPWTLALKLPLSQPSPSITCVVSNPGDRKTATKDLGKVCAHGPHGPDGSAHLPAILGALVVVLLILGAGLYLLCSRRRKQSLEPGRGSQEEHRDHDDDVQYAQLSQQNSRESKDQRSGEPHLEQETPLTTVYSEVRHPGQGLRVI; this is encoded by the exons ATGGGCTTCCTTTCAGGACAAG GCGCCTTCAGCACTGTGGTCAACGGTTCTGGAACTCATGGGTCTCAAGTGGAGGATTCTGGAAACCCGGTTTCTCTGACGGGAACTCAAGGAGGTTCTGTGTCATTTCATGTGACCCGAAGTCCAGAATCACTTCCAGGAGTCACGCTGGAGAAGATTTCTTGGGGCATTAAATCTGGAAGAAACTACACGATCATGCTGCACGTGTCTCCTGGGGAAGATGTTCCAAAATGGGTCAACTTCCAGGACAAGCTCGAGAAGAGGGTCCATGTGCTCAACACCACGACCCTGAGGATTGACAACCTGACCCTTGAGGACAGTGGGCAGTACTGGGCTCGAGTCTCCTTAacacaaggaagagaaatgaacTGGCATTTCCACCTCACTGTCTACG AGCTCGTGCCCTGCCCCCAGATCATGAGCGAGACTCCATCCATCACACCAGACTGGTGCAATGTCACCCTGGAGTGCCACGCCCCGGGAACCAGAGAGGACGTGAATGTGTCCTGGGAGAGCAAGGGCCTCCCCAGGGAGCTGGAGCAGAGAGGGGTCCCAGGACCGGCCCCCAACCCCTGGACCCTGGCTCTGAAGCTGCCCCTgagccagcccagccccagcatcACCTGTGTGGTCAGCAACCCAGGGGACCGGAAAACTGCCACCAAGGACCTTGGGAAAGTCTGTGCCCACG GTCCACATGGGCCGGACGGGTCTGCCCACCTGCCAGCTATCCTGGGGGCTCTTGTGGTCGTGCTGCTGATCCTCGGAGCTGGACTGTACCTTCTGTGCTCACGTAGGAGGaagcagagcttggagcctgggagAG GGTCCCAGGAAGAGCACAGGGACCATGATGATGACGTCCAGTATGCACAGCTGAGCCAGCAGAATTCCAGGGAGAGCAAGGACCAG CGTTCGGGGGAACCACATCTCGAACAGGAGACACCGCTCACGACAGTCTACAGTGAGGTCCGCCACCCAGGCCAGGGCTTGAGGGTGATTTAA